One window of Salegentibacter sp. Hel_I_6 genomic DNA carries:
- the trxA gene encoding thioredoxin, translating into MAIEITDANFEEQVLKSDKPVMVDFWAAWCGPCRMVGPIIDEISTEYDGKAVVGKLDVDANQEFAAKYGVRNIPTVLIFQNGEVVGRQVGVAPKNTYAEALDELL; encoded by the coding sequence ATGGCTATTGAAATAACTGATGCAAATTTTGAAGAGCAGGTGCTAAAAAGCGACAAGCCTGTAATGGTAGATTTTTGGGCTGCATGGTGCGGACCTTGTAGAATGGTAGGACCAATTATTGACGAAATTAGTACTGAATATGACGGGAAAGCCGTGGTAGGAAAACTAGATGTTGATGCTAACCAGGAATTTGCTGCCAAGTATGGGGTGAGAAATATCCCAACTGTACTTATTTTTCAAAATGGAGAAGTAGTAGGCCGCCAGGTAGGCGTTGCGCCAAAAAATACTTACGCTGAAGCTTTAGACGAATTGCTATAA
- a CDS encoding DUF58 domain-containing protein: MNLKEEIYSSAAGFTQLELLARQVVEGYISGIHKSPFHGFSAEFAEHKIYNNGESTKHIDWKLFAKTDKLYTKRYEEETNLRCHFIMDNSASMHYPEVKKFSVNSLNKIGFSVLSIASIMQILKRQRDAVGLSIYSDEFEFYAPEKGSDRHQHMLLDALNKSLGKKTTHKATKTYTFLHQIAEKLKRRSLVFLFTDMFQADTEEAALFEALRHLKYNRHEVVLFHVMDKKREFDFDFENIPKRFTDVETGAEIDLYSENIRESYQKAVQKYVADLKLECAKYKINYVEADINKNFDKILTTYFIERQKFA; the protein is encoded by the coding sequence ATGAATTTAAAAGAAGAAATATATAGTTCGGCTGCGGGGTTTACCCAGTTAGAACTTTTGGCGAGACAGGTTGTAGAAGGTTATATTTCGGGAATTCATAAGAGTCCGTTTCACGGGTTTTCTGCAGAATTTGCCGAACATAAGATTTACAATAACGGCGAAAGTACCAAGCATATAGATTGGAAACTTTTTGCTAAAACCGATAAGCTCTACACAAAACGCTACGAAGAGGAAACGAATTTACGTTGCCATTTTATTATGGATAATTCGGCTTCGATGCATTATCCTGAAGTGAAGAAATTTTCGGTAAACTCTCTTAATAAGATTGGTTTTTCGGTATTATCCATAGCCAGTATCATGCAGATTTTAAAGCGCCAACGCGATGCAGTGGGGCTTAGCATATATAGCGATGAATTTGAGTTCTACGCGCCTGAAAAAGGCAGCGATCGGCATCAGCATATGTTACTGGATGCATTAAATAAAAGCCTGGGGAAGAAAACAACTCATAAAGCAACTAAAACTTACACTTTTCTGCATCAAATTGCCGAAAAGTTAAAAAGACGTTCCCTGGTGTTTTTGTTTACCGATATGTTTCAGGCCGATACCGAAGAAGCAGCGCTTTTTGAAGCTTTACGGCATTTAAAATACAATCGGCACGAAGTTGTTTTGTTTCACGTAATGGATAAAAAGCGGGAATTCGATTTTGACTTTGAAAATATCCCGAAACGATTTACCGATGTGGAAACCGGGGCTGAAATAGATCTTTATTCTGAAAATATTCGAGAAAGTTACCAAAAGGCGGTTCAAAAATATGTGGCTGACCTGAAATTGGAATGCGCTAAATATAAGATTAATTATGTGGA